A genome region from Proteus vulgaris includes the following:
- the rlmD gene encoding 23S rRNA (uracil(1939)-C(5))-methyltransferase RlmD yields the protein MVQFYSPKKRPVKKQVTTLEVTASALDANGQGIAHAEGKTIFVKGLLPQETARIRLTEEKRQFAKGEVIKRFTTSEQRITPLCEYYERCGGCQQQHVPIALQRTTKASVLSHLIKRETGVVISAEPVIAGAEYGYRRRARLGLRYQPEKGLVMGFRQERSNDLVMIKKCPVLKPQLNNLLSPLWACLKKLTSVRDLGHVEIVLADNGPLVILRHLLPLPESDKQSLRDFSQTHQVTMYLAGDNSEIARLTSIEKEPFYQIEGLNLRFAPTDFIQVNDEINPKMVAQAIEWLDLSSEDRVLDLFCGMGNFTLPIAKRVSEVVGIEGVPALVEMAKKNAELNHLGNAHFWHADLSADFSAMSWSKKGFNKVLLDPARAGALEVMSHIVKLSAEKIVYVSCNPTTLARDSKILLDSGYQLTSLKMLDMFPQTGHLESMALFSRK from the coding sequence ATGGTGCAGTTTTATTCTCCTAAAAAACGTCCTGTGAAAAAACAGGTGACAACTCTGGAAGTGACCGCCAGTGCATTGGATGCAAATGGTCAAGGTATTGCTCATGCTGAGGGCAAAACGATTTTTGTAAAAGGACTTCTTCCACAAGAAACTGCTCGTATTCGTTTAACAGAAGAAAAGCGCCAGTTTGCTAAAGGTGAGGTTATAAAGCGTTTTACTACTAGCGAACAGCGTATAACACCTCTTTGTGAATATTATGAACGTTGTGGGGGGTGTCAGCAGCAACATGTACCTATCGCGTTACAACGTACAACAAAAGCCAGTGTGTTATCACATCTTATTAAACGCGAAACGGGTGTGGTGATTTCAGCGGAGCCTGTTATTGCAGGTGCCGAATATGGTTACCGTCGTAGAGCAAGATTAGGATTGCGCTATCAACCAGAAAAAGGGTTGGTGATGGGCTTTCGTCAAGAGCGTTCTAATGATTTGGTCATGATAAAAAAATGCCCAGTATTAAAACCTCAATTAAATAATTTATTGTCTCCTCTTTGGGCATGCCTTAAAAAATTAACATCAGTACGTGATTTAGGGCATGTTGAAATAGTGCTCGCCGATAATGGGCCACTAGTTATTTTACGTCATTTATTACCATTGCCAGAGAGTGATAAACAGAGTTTGCGTGATTTCTCCCAAACTCATCAAGTTACGATGTATCTTGCAGGCGATAATAGCGAGATAGCACGATTAACCTCAATTGAGAAGGAACCCTTCTATCAAATAGAAGGTCTAAATTTACGTTTTGCACCTACTGATTTTATTCAAGTAAATGATGAAATAAATCCTAAGATGGTTGCTCAAGCCATTGAATGGCTTGATTTGTCGTCAGAAGATCGCGTGTTAGATCTATTTTGTGGTATGGGTAACTTTACTTTACCTATTGCAAAACGCGTGAGCGAAGTGGTGGGGATAGAAGGTGTGCCCGCACTGGTTGAGATGGCGAAAAAGAATGCAGAATTAAACCATCTAGGTAATGCGCATTTTTGGCATGCAGATTTATCAGCTGATTTTTCTGCCATGTCGTGGTCGAAGAAAGGGTTTAACAAAGTGTTGTTAGATCCTGCAAGAGCAGGGGCTTTAGAGGTAATGTCACATATTGTGAAGTTATCCGCAGAAAAAATCGTGTATGTTTCCTGTAATCCGACCACGTTAGCCAGAGATAGTAAGATATTATTAGATTCTGGATATCAGCTAACCAGTTTAAAAATGTTGGATATGTTTCCACAAACGGGTCATCTGGAATCAATGGCACTGTTTAGTCGAAAATAA
- the relA gene encoding GTP diphosphokinase, which produces MVAVRSAHLTPAGEFAVDKWVNSLNLTHANAGSEIMQTWEYCHRTVQGREDAELLLWRGVEMVELLSTLSMDKDSMRAALLFPLAEENLIGQEIITEHFGEAIWSLVRGVMEMDAIRQLKATHTNETSSVQVDNVRRMLLSMVEDFRCVVIKLSERIAHLREVKDATEDERVLAAKECFNIYAPLANRLGIGQLKWELEDFCFRYLHPDEYKKIASLLHERRIDREQYIDNFVSTVRGYMKEENVDVDIYGRPKHIYSIWRKMKKKNLAFDELFDVRAVRIVVERLQDCYAALGIVHTHFRHLPDEFDDYVANPKPNGYQSIHTVVLGPEGKTVEIQIRTRQMHEDAELGVAAHWKYKEGATGAATKGGTGSYENRIAWLRKLIAWQEEMADSGEMLDEVRSQVFDDRVYVFTPKGDVVDLPAGSTPLDFAYHIHSDVGHRCIGAKIGGRIVPFSYQLQMGDQIEIITQKHPNPSRDWLNPNLGYVTTSRGRAKIHNWFRKQDRDKNILAGRQILDNELAHMDINMKEAEKLLIARYNVHSVDEVLAGIGVGDIRINQLVNFIQSRLNKATAEDEDKEALRTLESKTPAPRTTGSGGSIVVEGVGNLMHHIARCCQPIPGDNIVGFITKGRGISIHRADCEQLAELLSHAPERIVDAVWGENYSSGYSLVVRVVANDRSGLLRDITTILANEKVNVLGVSSRSDVKQQIATIDMNIEIYNLQVLGRILAKLNQLPDVIEAKRFSH; this is translated from the coding sequence ATGGTTGCAGTAAGAAGTGCTCACTTAACACCTGCAGGAGAGTTTGCTGTTGATAAATGGGTCAACAGCTTGAACTTAACCCATGCCAATGCGGGTAGTGAAATCATGCAAACCTGGGAATACTGCCATCGTACTGTTCAAGGGCGTGAAGACGCTGAACTGCTATTATGGCGTGGTGTTGAAATGGTTGAGCTTCTTTCGACACTCAGCATGGATAAAGACAGTATGAGGGCGGCGCTTCTTTTCCCTCTTGCTGAAGAAAATCTTATTGGTCAGGAAATCATCACTGAACACTTTGGTGAGGCTATTTGGAGCTTAGTGCGTGGTGTTATGGAAATGGATGCCATACGCCAATTAAAAGCGACACATACCAATGAAACAAGCTCGGTTCAGGTAGATAACGTGCGTCGTATGCTGTTATCTATGGTAGAAGATTTCCGTTGTGTGGTCATTAAACTCTCAGAGCGTATAGCCCATTTACGTGAAGTAAAAGATGCCACTGAAGATGAGCGCGTACTGGCAGCTAAAGAGTGTTTTAATATTTATGCTCCATTAGCCAACCGATTGGGTATTGGGCAATTAAAATGGGAATTAGAAGATTTTTGTTTCCGCTATCTTCATCCTGATGAATACAAAAAAATAGCAAGCTTACTTCATGAGCGCCGTATCGATCGCGAACAGTATATTGATAATTTTGTCAGTACAGTTCGTGGTTATATGAAAGAAGAGAATGTCGATGTAGATATCTATGGACGTCCCAAACATATCTATAGTATCTGGCGCAAAATGAAGAAAAAAAACCTCGCATTTGATGAGTTATTTGATGTGAGGGCTGTTCGTATAGTCGTTGAACGTCTTCAAGACTGCTATGCCGCATTAGGGATTGTACATACGCATTTCCGTCATTTACCTGATGAATTTGATGATTATGTCGCAAATCCAAAACCCAATGGCTATCAATCTATTCATACCGTTGTGTTAGGGCCTGAAGGTAAAACAGTTGAAATCCAAATTCGTACTCGCCAAATGCATGAAGATGCAGAATTGGGAGTTGCTGCGCACTGGAAATATAAAGAAGGTGCAACAGGGGCTGCGACGAAAGGCGGTACAGGCAGTTATGAAAACCGTATTGCATGGTTACGTAAACTGATTGCATGGCAAGAAGAGATGGCGGATTCTGGCGAAATGCTGGATGAAGTCCGTAGCCAAGTTTTTGATGATCGAGTGTATGTCTTTACACCAAAAGGTGATGTTGTTGATTTACCCGCAGGCTCAACACCGCTCGATTTTGCTTATCATATTCATAGTGATGTTGGTCACCGCTGTATTGGGGCAAAAATTGGCGGGCGTATTGTACCGTTTAGCTATCAATTACAGATGGGTGACCAAATTGAAATTATTACGCAAAAACATCCTAATCCAAGTCGCGATTGGTTAAACCCTAACTTAGGTTATGTCACGACAAGTCGTGGTCGTGCGAAAATTCATAATTGGTTCCGTAAGCAAGATCGCGATAAAAATATTCTTGCTGGCCGTCAGATTTTAGATAACGAATTGGCGCATATGGATATCAACATGAAAGAAGCAGAAAAACTGCTGATTGCACGTTATAACGTTCATAGTGTTGATGAAGTATTAGCAGGGATTGGTGTCGGTGATATTCGAATCAACCAATTAGTGAACTTTATTCAAAGTAGATTGAATAAAGCCACTGCAGAAGATGAAGATAAAGAAGCGTTACGGACACTCGAAAGTAAAACACCAGCACCAAGAACCACAGGATCAGGTGGAAGCATTGTTGTCGAAGGTGTAGGTAACTTAATGCACCATATTGCACGCTGTTGCCAGCCTATTCCGGGTGACAATATTGTTGGCTTTATTACAAAAGGCCGTGGTATTTCGATTCACCGAGCAGACTGTGAACAACTTGCAGAGTTACTTTCTCATGCGCCAGAGCGTATTGTTGATGCAGTATGGGGTGAGAATTACTCTAGCGGTTATTCACTTGTCGTTCGTGTTGTTGCCAATGATCGAAGTGGATTATTACGCGATATCACGACTATTTTAGCGAATGAAAAAGTCAATGTACTCGGTGTCAGTAGCCGTAGTGATGTGAAGCAACAAATTGCAACCATCGATATGAATATTGAGATTTATAATCTGCAAGTATTAGGTCGTATTTTGGCAAAACTGAATCAGTTGCCTGATGTGATAGAGGCGAAACGCTTTTCTCACTAA
- the mazG gene encoding nucleoside triphosphate pyrophosphohydrolase, with product MSENREIFRLLEIMAQLRDPDTGCEWDKVQTFDTIAPYTLEETYEVLDAIARKDFADLKEELGDLLYQVVFYSRMAQEQKLFDFNDVCEAMSNKLERRHPHIFASESENNLSTEKHRWEKLKAQEREAKAQFSLLDDIPAALPALMKAEKIQKRCASVGFDWNELEPVLGKVFEEIDEVIAEVKREPQDVSKIEDELGDLLFSVVNLSRHLKQKPEQALNRACRKFEQRFRFVEKTLSDEGIGIENASLEEMEICWQKAKEQQIE from the coding sequence ATGTCAGAAAATCGTGAAATCTTTCGTTTATTAGAAATTATGGCGCAGTTACGTGATCCTGATACGGGATGCGAATGGGATAAAGTGCAGACTTTTGACACTATCGCACCTTATACATTAGAAGAAACCTATGAAGTATTAGATGCTATTGCCCGTAAAGATTTTGCTGATTTAAAAGAAGAGTTGGGTGATTTGCTTTATCAAGTTGTTTTTTATTCACGAATGGCGCAGGAGCAAAAGTTATTTGATTTTAATGATGTTTGTGAGGCCATGAGTAATAAGCTAGAGCGTCGTCATCCACATATTTTTGCCTCTGAAAGTGAAAACAATTTATCAACAGAAAAACATCGCTGGGAAAAACTCAAAGCGCAAGAGCGTGAGGCAAAAGCACAATTTTCATTATTAGATGATATTCCTGCCGCATTGCCTGCTTTGATGAAAGCCGAAAAAATTCAAAAACGATGTGCTTCTGTCGGGTTTGATTGGAATGAACTTGAACCCGTTTTAGGTAAAGTGTTTGAGGAAATTGATGAAGTGATAGCAGAAGTAAAAAGAGAACCTCAAGATGTGTCTAAAATTGAAGATGAATTAGGGGATTTACTCTTTTCAGTTGTCAATTTATCTCGGCATTTAAAACAAAAACCTGAGCAAGCGCTCAATCGAGCATGCCGAAAATTTGAGCAACGCTTTCGTTTTGTTGAAAAGACACTTTCAGATGAAGGTATAGGCATAGAAAATGCCTCATTGGAAGAGATGGAGATCTGCTGGCAGAAAGCAAAAGAACAACAGATTGAGTGA
- the pyrG gene encoding glutamine hydrolyzing CTP synthase produces MKTNYIFVTGGVVSSLGKGIAAASLAAILEARGLNVTMMKLDPYINVDPGTMSPIQHGEVFVTDDGAETDLDLGHYERFIRTKMTRRNNFTTGRVYSEVLRKERRGDYLGATIQVIPHITNEIKERIIRGGEGHDVVLVEVGGTVGDIESLPFLEAIRQMAAEVGREHTFYLHLTLVPYLAASGEVKTKPTQHSVKELLSIGIQPDALICRSDRVIPANERAKIALFCNVPEKAVISLKDVDSIYKIPALLKSQGLDDYICKRFSLDCPVANLAEWEQVIYEEANPEGEVTIGMVGKYVELPDAYKSVIEALKHGGFKSRVTVNIKLIDSQDVETRGVEMLKGLDAILVPGGFGERGIEGKIMAAQYARENKIPYLGICLGMQVAMIEFARNVVGMEDANSTEFAPDCKYPVIALITEWRDEDGNVEVRSEESDLGGTMRLGAQPCHLSGDSLVRTLYGKNTITERHRHRYEVNNLLLKRIEDAGLRIAGRSVDNKLVEIIENPNHPWFIACQFHPEFTSTPRDGHPLFAGFVKAAFDHQKGLLK; encoded by the coding sequence ATGAAAACGAATTATATTTTTGTGACCGGCGGGGTCGTATCCTCTCTGGGTAAAGGCATTGCCGCAGCCTCTCTGGCGGCTATACTCGAAGCCCGTGGACTCAATGTCACCATGATGAAGTTGGATCCGTATATCAACGTCGATCCAGGTACTATGAGCCCAATTCAGCACGGGGAAGTTTTCGTCACTGACGATGGTGCTGAAACTGATCTCGACTTAGGGCACTATGAGCGCTTTATTCGTACGAAAATGACCCGTCGTAATAACTTCACGACGGGACGCGTATACTCTGAAGTATTACGTAAAGAGCGTCGTGGTGACTATCTTGGGGCTACTATTCAAGTTATTCCTCATATCACTAATGAAATTAAAGAACGCATCATCCGTGGTGGTGAAGGCCATGATGTCGTTTTAGTTGAAGTCGGCGGGACTGTTGGTGATATCGAATCTTTACCATTCTTAGAAGCGATTCGCCAAATGGCAGCAGAAGTGGGCCGTGAGCACACATTCTACCTGCATTTAACATTGGTGCCTTATTTAGCCGCTTCGGGTGAGGTGAAAACCAAACCAACTCAGCATTCTGTAAAAGAATTACTGTCGATCGGTATCCAGCCTGACGCATTGATTTGCCGTTCAGACCGCGTTATTCCTGCAAACGAACGTGCCAAAATTGCATTGTTCTGTAATGTACCTGAGAAAGCGGTTATTTCATTAAAAGACGTCGATTCCATTTATAAAATCCCTGCACTATTGAAATCACAGGGATTAGATGATTATATCTGTAAACGATTCAGCTTAGATTGCCCAGTCGCAAATCTTGCCGAGTGGGAACAAGTTATTTACGAAGAAGCGAATCCTGAAGGCGAAGTGACCATTGGTATGGTTGGTAAATATGTTGAGTTACCCGATGCCTATAAATCAGTGATTGAAGCATTGAAACATGGTGGTTTCAAAAGCCGTGTTACCGTAAATATCAAACTCATTGATTCACAAGACGTTGAAACTCGTGGCGTAGAAATGCTTAAAGGGTTAGACGCAATCTTAGTACCCGGCGGTTTTGGTGAACGTGGTATTGAGGGCAAGATTATGGCTGCTCAATATGCGCGTGAAAATAAAATCCCTTACTTAGGCATTTGCTTAGGTATGCAGGTTGCTATGATTGAGTTTGCACGTAATGTTGTTGGTATGGAAGACGCAAACTCCACTGAATTTGCGCCAGATTGTAAATATCCAGTTATCGCATTAATTACTGAATGGCGCGATGAAGACGGTAATGTTGAAGTGCGTTCGGAAGAGAGTGATTTAGGTGGTACGATGCGCCTTGGTGCTCAGCCTTGCCATTTAAGTGGTGATAGCTTAGTTCGCACACTGTATGGCAAAAACACCATTACAGAGCGTCATCGTCACCGTTATGAAGTAAATAATCTACTATTAAAACGTATCGAAGATGCGGGTTTACGTATTGCTGGTCGTTCAGTAGATAACAAACTGGTGGAAATTATTGAAAATCCAAACCATCCTTGGTTTATTGCTTGTCAGTTCCACCCAGAGTTTACCTCAACGCCGCGTGACGGCCATCCGTTATTTGCAGGCTTTGTGAAAGCGGCCTTTGATCACCAGAAAGGCCTGCTGAAATAG
- the eno gene encoding phosphopyruvate hydratase, which yields MSKIVKVLGREIIDSRGNPTVEAEVHLEGGFVGMAAAPSGASTGSREALELRDGDKSRFLGKGVLKAVAAVNGPIAKAILGQDAKDQANIDKIMIDLDGTENKSNFGANAILAVSLANAKAAAAAKGMPLYEHISDLNGTHGQYSMPLPMMNIINGGEHADNNVDIQEFMIQPVGAPSLKEAVRMGSEIFHHLAKVLKAKGMNTAVGDEGGYAPNLESNAAALAAIKEAVEKAGYVLGKDVTLAMDCAASEFYNSETGNYELKGEGKTFTSQEFTHYLEELTKQYPIVSIEDGLNESDWDGFAYQTKVLGDKIQLVGDDLFVTNTKILKEGIDKGIANSILIKFNQIGSLTETLAAIKMAKDAGYTAVISHRSGETEDATIADLAVGTAAGQIKTGSMSRSDRVAKYNQLIRIEEALGNKAPFNGLKEVKGQA from the coding sequence ATGTCCAAAATCGTTAAAGTACTTGGTCGTGAAATTATTGATTCTCGTGGCAACCCAACAGTTGAAGCAGAAGTTCACTTAGAAGGTGGTTTTGTTGGTATGGCGGCTGCTCCATCAGGCGCATCAACAGGCTCTCGCGAAGCGTTAGAATTACGTGATGGTGACAAATCACGTTTCTTAGGTAAAGGTGTTCTGAAAGCGGTTGCTGCTGTTAATGGTCCAATCGCTAAAGCGATCCTTGGCCAAGATGCAAAAGACCAAGCTAACATCGATAAAATCATGATCGATTTAGACGGTACTGAAAACAAATCAAACTTTGGTGCAAACGCAATCCTAGCGGTTTCTTTAGCAAACGCAAAAGCAGCAGCTGCTGCGAAAGGTATGCCTTTGTACGAGCATATTTCTGATTTGAACGGTACTCACGGTCAATATTCTATGCCTCTGCCAATGATGAACATCATCAACGGTGGTGAGCACGCAGATAACAACGTTGATATCCAAGAATTCATGATCCAACCTGTTGGCGCGCCTTCTCTGAAAGAAGCTGTGCGTATGGGTTCAGAAATCTTCCATCACTTAGCAAAAGTGCTGAAAGCAAAAGGTATGAACACTGCAGTTGGTGACGAAGGGGGTTATGCACCAAACCTAGAATCTAACGCTGCTGCATTAGCTGCTATCAAAGAAGCCGTTGAGAAAGCAGGTTACGTTTTAGGTAAAGACGTTACTCTGGCTATGGACTGTGCAGCTTCTGAATTCTACAACAGTGAAACTGGTAACTACGAACTGAAAGGCGAAGGCAAAACCTTCACTTCACAAGAGTTTACTCATTACTTAGAAGAACTGACTAAACAATACCCAATCGTTTCTATCGAAGATGGTTTAAACGAATCTGATTGGGATGGTTTCGCATACCAAACTAAAGTTCTTGGTGACAAAATCCAACTGGTTGGTGACGACCTGTTTGTGACTAACACTAAGATCCTGAAAGAAGGTATCGACAAAGGCATCGCTAACTCAATTCTGATCAAATTCAACCAAATCGGTTCACTGACAGAAACTTTAGCAGCAATCAAAATGGCGAAAGATGCAGGCTACACAGCAGTTATCTCTCACCGTTCTGGTGAAACTGAAGATGCAACTATCGCTGACTTAGCAGTGGGTACAGCAGCAGGTCAAATCAAAACAGGTTCTATGAGCCGTTCTGATCGTGTTGCTAAATACAACCAACTGATCCGTATCGAAGAAGCATTAGGCAACAAAGCACCTTTCAACGGTCTGAAAGAAGTTAAAGGCCAAGCATAA
- a CDS encoding DASS family sodium-coupled anion symporter yields the protein MDASNLAPSAKSSPINKRGLIILAIDVVLLLLLLEFLPYDPKANAGLALMVFVGVLWLTEAIHVTITALFIPILAVVLGLMNTNESLKSFANPIIFLFFGGFALATALHIQGLDRLIANRLLMIAKGKLSIAVLLLFGVTALLSMWISNTATAAMMLPLVLGILSNLDIRSERNTFVFVLLGVAYSASIGGLGTLVGSPPNAIAAAQLNLDFITWMKYGIPIMLVLLPIMFIVMYLMLRPNLKHKFDLKLEVLEWNNKRVITMIIFLITVVCWIFSSFISSAFGGVKDLDTVIAVSAAIVIGVTGVASWSQIQENTEWGVLMLFGGGLTLSAILQSSGASLVMADFMKETFGTSHWFVIILAVTTFIIVLTEFTSNTASAALLVPIFATVAQALGMPVMALTMIIGIGASCAFMLPVATPPNAIVFGSGYIKQTEMVRVGGVLNLVCILVISLFAWFFWL from the coding sequence ATGGACGCGTCCAATTTAGCCCCATCGGCGAAATCAAGCCCGATAAACAAGCGAGGGTTAATCATTCTGGCAATCGATGTAGTTTTATTATTACTTTTGCTAGAATTTTTACCTTATGATCCCAAGGCCAATGCAGGTTTAGCATTAATGGTGTTTGTGGGGGTGTTATGGCTAACAGAAGCTATTCACGTTACGATCACTGCATTATTTATACCTATATTAGCCGTTGTGCTTGGGCTAATGAATACCAATGAGTCATTAAAATCATTTGCGAATCCCATCATTTTCTTATTCTTCGGTGGCTTTGCGTTAGCGACAGCGCTTCATATTCAAGGGTTAGATCGCTTAATTGCTAACCGCTTGCTGATGATCGCAAAAGGTAAACTGTCAATCGCTGTATTGCTTTTATTTGGTGTTACGGCATTACTCTCAATGTGGATCAGTAATACAGCAACAGCTGCGATGATGCTGCCTCTAGTATTAGGTATTTTATCTAACTTAGATATTCGTTCAGAGCGTAATACTTTTGTCTTCGTATTATTAGGTGTTGCTTATAGTGCAAGTATCGGGGGTTTAGGTACGTTGGTTGGTAGCCCACCAAATGCGATTGCAGCAGCCCAACTGAACTTGGATTTCATCACGTGGATGAAGTACGGTATTCCAATCATGCTAGTGTTATTGCCTATCATGTTTATTGTGATGTATCTGATGCTGCGTCCTAACTTAAAACATAAATTTGACCTAAAATTAGAAGTGTTAGAATGGAATAACAAACGTGTTATCACCATGATTATCTTCTTAATTACCGTCGTATGCTGGATCTTCAGCTCTTTCATCAGCAGTGCTTTTGGAGGTGTTAAAGATTTAGATACCGTTATTGCAGTCAGTGCCGCAATTGTTATCGGTGTAACAGGTGTCGCGAGTTGGAGCCAAATTCAAGAAAACACTGAGTGGGGTGTGTTAATGCTGTTCGGTGGTGGTTTAACACTGAGCGCTATTTTACAGTCTTCTGGTGCAAGCCTTGTAATGGCTGATTTTATGAAAGAAACTTTTGGTACAAGCCACTGGTTCGTGATTATCCTTGCAGTAACAACCTTTATCATCGTATTAACTGAATTTACCAGTAATACTGCGAGTGCCGCGTTATTAGTCCCCATCTTTGCAACAGTAGCACAAGCATTAGGTATGCCAGTAATGGCGTTAACGATGATTATCGGTATTGGTGCATCTTGTGCGTTTATGCTACCTGTTGCAACACCACCCAATGCGATTGTCTTTGGTTCTGGCTACATTAAACAGACAGAAATGGTACGTGTCGGTGGTGTGCTGAATTTAGTCTGTATCTTAGTTATCTCTCTGTTTGCTTGGTTCTTCTGGCTGTAA
- the mltD gene encoding murein transglycosylase D, which translates to MKTKAILFSILLLAGCQQSENIKPNLSAITPISTKGTSTSHQPQYDVKTNLWGYVISELKMDLPENERISQQELYFLNNPKHIQSVASRAEPYMYSIIDEIEKRELPMELALVPVIESAFNPHVTSSANAAGLWQFVPITGNYYGLAQNQWYDGRRDVIASTKAALDLLERLYVMFDSDWALALAAYNAGEGRVMQAIKANEKQNLPTDYWSLSLPKETMNYVPKILALSKVIRENEQTITFPKSNYRDKALASFDVGEQITLNKVAELSQLPINTVKDYNPGYKRGITAPNGPHVIMLPRNKLDQFRNAFEDAAVLETIRLAVAKTNQSIKQEGVYKVRSGDSFYAIARRYNMSVKDLQRINGLNAKSTLLVGQTLKIHNAGGISRTTTTKPSPSYYKVRQGDSYYSIARRHGINLKQLMSWNADIKMLKPGTQLTLYIK; encoded by the coding sequence ATGAAGACAAAAGCGATTTTGTTCTCCATATTGCTATTGGCTGGCTGTCAGCAATCTGAGAACATAAAACCTAATTTGTCTGCGATCACACCGATATCAACGAAAGGGACTTCAACTTCTCACCAACCTCAATATGATGTAAAAACCAATTTATGGGGTTATGTGATAAGTGAATTGAAAATGGACCTCCCTGAAAATGAAAGGATCTCGCAGCAAGAATTATATTTTTTAAATAATCCTAAACATATACAGAGCGTTGCTTCCCGCGCTGAACCTTATATGTATTCGATTATTGATGAAATTGAAAAACGTGAATTACCGATGGAGTTGGCACTTGTTCCTGTCATTGAAAGTGCGTTTAATCCCCATGTTACTTCCTCTGCAAATGCTGCCGGTTTATGGCAATTTGTACCGATAACAGGTAATTACTATGGTTTAGCACAAAACCAATGGTATGACGGACGTCGTGATGTTATAGCATCAACTAAAGCCGCCCTTGATTTACTAGAACGCTTGTATGTCATGTTTGATAGTGATTGGGCACTTGCCCTTGCTGCTTATAACGCTGGTGAAGGCCGTGTTATGCAAGCAATAAAGGCAAATGAAAAGCAAAACTTACCCACAGACTATTGGTCACTTTCTTTACCCAAAGAAACGATGAATTATGTACCCAAAATTCTCGCGCTGAGCAAAGTGATCCGTGAAAACGAACAAACCATTACCTTTCCAAAAAGTAACTATCGCGATAAAGCATTAGCCTCATTTGATGTTGGCGAGCAAATCACATTAAATAAAGTCGCTGAATTAAGTCAGCTACCTATTAATACCGTGAAAGATTATAACCCCGGCTATAAACGTGGAATAACCGCTCCAAATGGTCCTCATGTCATTATGTTGCCTCGTAATAAACTTGACCAATTCCGTAATGCTTTTGAGGATGCTGCTGTATTAGAAACTATTCGCTTAGCGGTTGCCAAAACGAATCAATCTATTAAGCAAGAAGGCGTTTATAAGGTTCGTTCAGGGGATTCGTTTTACGCGATTGCTCGTCGCTACAATATGAGTGTAAAAGATTTACAACGTATTAATGGATTAAATGCAAAGAGCACATTGCTGGTTGGTCAGACATTAAAAATTCATAATGCAGGTGGTATTAGTCGAACCACAACAACGAAACCTTCACCAAGCTACTATAAAGTACGTCAAGGTGACTCTTATTACAGTATTGCCCGTCGCCACGGCATTAACCTAAAACAGTTAATGAGCTGGAATGCTGATATTAAAATGTTAAAGCCGGGGACTCAATTAACGCTGTATATAAAATAG
- the gloB gene encoding hydroxyacylglutathione hydrolase — MELIRIPALSDNYIWLLSNENNECVIVDPSQANPVIEMLSQRSLTPIAILLTHHHEDHVGGVAELVKKYPNIDVFGPQETQSKGAEKIIHNQERIIVSTFTFNVIGTPGHTLGHVAYYCEPYLFCGDTLFSGGCGRLFEGTAQQMFSSLQRLSALPDNTLICCAHEYTLSNMTFAHHIMPENTLITDYLTQVSEMRKNLQPTVPITLKNEKNINLFLKSDDIDLQRILGITTNTYAPIKTFTKLRELKDNF, encoded by the coding sequence ATGGAGCTTATCAGAATTCCTGCTTTATCCGATAACTACATTTGGCTATTAAGTAATGAAAATAATGAATGTGTGATTGTGGATCCGTCACAAGCCAATCCCGTTATTGAAATGCTCTCACAACGCTCACTAACCCCGATTGCGATTTTATTAACCCATCATCATGAAGATCATGTTGGTGGCGTTGCTGAACTTGTCAAAAAATATCCTAACATTGACGTTTTTGGCCCACAAGAAACACAAAGTAAAGGGGCTGAAAAGATTATTCATAATCAAGAGCGCATCATTGTGAGTACTTTCACTTTTAATGTGATTGGCACACCAGGTCATACATTGGGTCATGTTGCTTATTATTGTGAGCCATATTTATTTTGTGGGGATACACTTTTTTCTGGTGGTTGCGGTCGTTTATTCGAAGGCACTGCACAGCAAATGTTTAGTTCATTACAAAGATTGAGTGCGTTACCTGATAACACATTAATTTGTTGTGCTCATGAATACACTCTATCAAATATGACCTTTGCACATCATATCATGCCAGAAAATACACTTATTACCGATTATTTAACCCAAGTTAGTGAAATGCGTAAAAATTTGCAACCTACTGTGCCAATAACGCTGAAAAACGAAAAGAACATTAATCTTTTTTTGAAATCTGACGATATTGATTTGCAAAGGATTTTAGGTATAACCACTAATACTTATGCTCCAATTAAGACATTTACAAAATTAAGGGAATTAAAAGACAACTTTTAA